A segment of the Acidimicrobiia bacterium genome:
ATGCCGGGGCACAGCAACCCGGCATGACCGGACTGGTCAAGGAAGAGCTGCTCACTCGCAATGCGGAAGTCGGCGTCCGTGTTGTGAACGGCGAGATCCGGTTCGACCCCTTGTTGCTGAGGACGCATGAGCTGCTGGGACATCCGGAGCAATGGAGCGTGTACGACCTTGCTCTCGAGCCATCGGTCGTGGATCTCCATGAGGGTTCTCTGGGCGTGACGATCTGTGGGGTTCCCGTCGTCGTGTCGGTGACACGAGCAGACCCACACGTCGAGGTGGTCTTTGCCGATGGGAGGACGGAACGGCAATCCGACCTGGGCGTGAACGGGGAGAACAGTGCCAAGGTCTTCAACCGCTCAGGCGAGATCACGCGAATCCACGCATTTCTGCCCGGCGGGCAAGCCCAACCCGGAACTCACGGCGACCCGGCCTCCCCTGCGGGATCCCGCGGGCGGTAGCCCGACCCGAACGGCCGGCGGATCGTACGTCCGGGTCCGCTCGCCGACGTGACTACGCTGTCATCGGCCTCGAGAAGGATTGAGTGTGCGGGTAGGAATCGGCGCGGATCATGCGGGCTACGGGCTGAAAGAGACCCTGGCGCGCACCCTTGCAGAAAAGGGCGTGGCAGTTACGGACTTCGGTACTCACTCCGAGGATCCCGTGGACTATCCCGACTACGCGGCGGCGGTCGGGCGGGCCGTGCGTGATGGCCGCATCGAACGGGGAATCGTCGTGTGCGGCTCCGGGGCGGGAGCGGCCATCGCCGCCAACAAAGTCCGCGGGGTTCGTGCAGCCCAGGGGACCGACACCTACACGGCACACCAATGTGTGGAGCACGACGACGTCAACGTGCTGTGCCTGGGCAGCCGGGTCACCGGCATCGCGCTGGCCCTCGAAATAGTCGATGCCTTTCTGGGCGCCGCGTTCACCAGGGAAGAACGTCACGTCCGCCGCCTGAACAAGGTGTTGACTCTGGAAGACGAGGAATCCGGAACACCCCGTAACTGAACGGCCTGCCGGTCAGAGCGTGCCGAG
Coding sequences within it:
- the rpiB gene encoding ribose 5-phosphate isomerase B, coding for MRVGIGADHAGYGLKETLARTLAEKGVAVTDFGTHSEDPVDYPDYAAAVGRAVRDGRIERGIVVCGSGAGAAIAANKVRGVRAAQGTDTYTAHQCVEHDDVNVLCLGSRVTGIALALEIVDAFLGAAFTREERHVRRLNKVLTLEDEESGTPRN